In Xenorhabdus nematophila ATCC 19061, one DNA window encodes the following:
- a CDS encoding glycosyltransferase, with the protein MKGHILFIIDGLPGGGAENVTIRLCDGLQRKGFDITLLSLSDKCEYSIPSNIELIINADEYKGPFRRQTEITRRAKAMDKVLEKVFLQKGIPVLVISNLHKTDRIVAKSKILADLNVWFCIHGVFSKSYLEHKTGLAHWIKKWKIQQVYQNRNLICVSDAVGADLKENLSLIPKEMITIYNPFNLAEIKSCSLENNPYSGENYFLHLGRFHHVKRHDRLLEAFAKADLSCNLLIAGQGDEQATKAIKQKIVELGLQSKVHLIGFLVNPLPVIRGAKAVILSSDSEGLGNVLIEALICHTPIVSTGCPGGVNEIMVGELEQYKSELTAESLAEKMRLVYQNPPVITQDMYKRFDLDIVIGEYLSLINQ; encoded by the coding sequence ATGAAAGGACATATTCTATTTATCATAGATGGATTGCCCGGAGGTGGTGCAGAAAATGTCACAATCCGTTTATGTGATGGGCTGCAACGTAAAGGTTTTGATATTACCTTGTTATCTCTCTCTGACAAATGTGAATATTCGATTCCCAGTAATATTGAGTTAATCATTAATGCTGATGAATATAAGGGACCTTTTAGAAGACAGACTGAAATTACCCGCAGAGCTAAAGCCATGGATAAGGTTTTGGAGAAAGTCTTTCTTCAAAAAGGGATACCTGTGTTAGTGATATCCAATTTACATAAAACAGACCGTATTGTCGCAAAATCTAAAATATTGGCAGATCTAAATGTATGGTTTTGTATTCACGGTGTATTTTCAAAATCGTACCTTGAACATAAAACAGGATTAGCACATTGGATTAAGAAATGGAAAATTCAGCAGGTGTATCAGAACCGAAATTTGATTTGTGTATCTGATGCTGTTGGAGCAGATTTGAAAGAGAACTTGTCACTGATCCCGAAAGAAATGATCACGATTTATAATCCCTTTAATCTTGCTGAAATTAAATCCTGTTCATTAGAAAATAATCCTTATTCAGGTGAAAATTATTTTCTTCATCTCGGACGTTTTCACCACGTAAAACGTCACGACCGCTTATTGGAAGCGTTTGCCAAAGCCGACCTTTCCTGTAATTTATTGATTGCGGGTCAAGGAGATGAGCAAGCGACAAAGGCAATCAAACAAAAAATCGTGGAATTGGGATTACAATCTAAAGTTCACCTAATTGGCTTTTTAGTCAATCCATTACCGGTAATACGGGGTGCCAAAGCAGTTATACTCAGTTCAGATAGCGAAGGACTGGGTAATGTTCTGATTGAAGCTTTGATTTGTCACACCCCCATTGTCAGTACGGGCTGTCCTGGGGGTGTGAATGAGATTATGGTAGGTGAGCTGGAACAATATAAATCTGAGTTAACTGCCGAATCATTAGCAGAAAAAATGCGGTTGGTTTACCAAAATCCCCCCGTAATTACGCAAGATATGTACAAGAGATTTGATTTGGATATTGTTATTGGGGAATATTTATCGTTGATAAATCAATAA
- a CDS encoding glycosyltransferase family 4 protein, which yields MKSIRLAIVRQKYRPDGGAERFISRALEALDNDSLDLNVITRSWQGDINPNWHVHLAAPFKWGRISREKRFADAAKAIWQKEHFDIVQSHERIAGCDIYRAGDGVHQRWLQQRSRILPAWKSKLLFTSRYHRYVMNAEEEMYLAPELKKVICNSQMIKREVMENFGLPDEKISVIYNAIDQSEFFPAGEDERLVLRQKYALPAQAKCFVYVGSGFERKGLKAAIEAIGMTKDYLVVIGQDKEENKYKQLAHSLGCHDRIRFLGVQKETLPFYQMADGLLLPTLYDPFPNVVLEAMACGLPVITSHTCGGSEFITSGENGFVCDALDISGLAESISSVPADHLTSRFSMLSKEKIVNYTPAYLSQQLTELYNKVLSL from the coding sequence ATGAAATCGATACGCCTTGCCATTGTCCGGCAAAAATACCGCCCTGATGGAGGGGCTGAGCGTTTTATCTCTAGGGCACTCGAAGCATTAGATAATGACAGCCTGGATTTAAATGTGATTACTCGCTCGTGGCAAGGAGATATAAACCCTAACTGGCATGTACATTTGGCAGCGCCTTTTAAATGGGGACGCATTAGCCGGGAAAAAAGATTCGCCGATGCAGCCAAAGCCATTTGGCAAAAAGAGCACTTTGATATTGTGCAAAGCCATGAACGCATTGCCGGATGCGATATTTACCGGGCAGGAGATGGTGTCCATCAACGCTGGTTACAGCAAAGATCACGGATTTTACCCGCCTGGAAAAGCAAATTGCTCTTTACCAGTCGTTATCATCGTTATGTTATGAATGCTGAAGAAGAAATGTATCTGGCACCTGAATTGAAAAAAGTTATTTGCAATTCACAGATGATAAAACGCGAGGTAATGGAAAATTTTGGTTTACCTGATGAAAAAATCTCCGTTATCTATAATGCTATTGATCAGTCAGAATTTTTTCCAGCCGGAGAAGATGAGCGGCTTGTATTAAGGCAGAAATATGCGCTTCCCGCCCAAGCAAAATGTTTTGTGTATGTTGGTTCAGGTTTTGAGCGAAAAGGATTAAAAGCAGCCATTGAAGCAATCGGCATGACAAAAGATTATCTGGTTGTCATTGGTCAAGACAAAGAAGAAAATAAATATAAACAGTTGGCTCATTCGCTTGGATGTCATGACCGAATTCGATTTCTGGGAGTTCAGAAAGAGACGCTTCCCTTTTATCAAATGGCAGACGGACTATTATTACCGACATTATATGATCCTTTTCCTAACGTTGTATTAGAAGCAATGGCATGTGGCTTACCCGTTATAACGAGTCATACATGCGGAGGATCTGAGTTCATTACATCGGGTGAAAATGGTTTTGTATGTGATGCCTTAGATATTTCAGGCTTGGCAGAATCTATCTCTTCAGTGCCAGCAGATCATTTAACCAGTCGATTTTCAATGTTATCAAAAGAAAAAATAGTAAACTACACACCTGCTTATTTGTCTCAGCAGCTTACGGAACTGTATAACAAGGTACTTTCGCTATGA
- a CDS encoding glycosyltransferase family 2 protein, with product MITKTPDTHSACSKILSIIVAAHNLEKLILKCINSIKNTLSDLEPSLYEVLLIDDSSSDSTSSILKQFSEENSSFIYIRKEFKSLGKVKKYAVEQSNGEYITFVDGDDFLSNFSMKNIIDFLIEKRPDMLISPLQDVRKPEDIIHKSNFLSPILFDRNTAIKEYLIHKKFQAHSCGKFFRRDLFDGSNFPEVSCYEDALSFSSILAKCDRIYYTRTKYYNYIKREGSLSESINKAKINAMAEVVFIDDKVFGEKFRNLTACHAIEIAYKYHNFLSRNYFSSLMNLINSISIFSFMLDNRVRFSFKVKYYKVMMNKKIINNK from the coding sequence ATGATTACTAAAACACCAGACACACATTCAGCTTGTTCAAAAATATTGTCTATTATCGTGGCTGCTCATAATTTAGAAAAATTAATTTTAAAGTGTATAAATAGCATAAAGAACACTTTATCTGATTTAGAGCCCTCCCTATATGAAGTTTTGCTAATAGATGATAGTTCATCTGACTCAACCTCTTCAATTTTAAAACAATTTTCAGAAGAAAATAGCTCTTTTATCTATATAAGAAAAGAATTTAAAAGCTTAGGAAAAGTAAAAAAATATGCCGTTGAGCAAAGTAATGGTGAATACATTACTTTTGTTGATGGCGATGATTTCCTATCAAATTTTTCCATGAAAAACATCATCGATTTTCTTATAGAAAAAAGACCTGACATGCTAATCAGCCCATTACAAGATGTCAGAAAACCTGAAGATATAATACATAAATCAAACTTTCTATCTCCAATATTATTCGATAGAAATACAGCAATAAAAGAATATCTTATTCATAAAAAATTTCAGGCACATTCATGTGGTAAATTTTTTAGAAGAGATTTGTTCGACGGAAGTAACTTTCCAGAAGTTTCATGCTATGAGGATGCTCTATCATTTTCATCAATATTAGCTAAATGCGACAGAATATACTATACAAGAACGAAGTATTATAATTACATTAAAAGAGAAGGAAGTCTTTCTGAATCCATAAATAAAGCCAAAATAAATGCCATGGCAGAAGTAGTATTTATTGATGATAAAGTGTTTGGTGAAAAATTCAGAAACCTTACTGCCTGTCATGCAATAGAAATTGCATATAAATATCACAACTTCTTATCAAGGAATTACTTTTCTTCGTTAATGAACCTAATTAATAGTATATCTATATTCAGTTTTATGTTAGATAATCGTGTTAGATTTAGCTTTAAGGTAAAATACTATAAAGTGATGATGAATAAAAAAATTATTAATAACAAATGA
- a CDS encoding glycosyltransferase, giving the protein MNLSPRLSVLMSVYNGEDYLAESIDSILSQTFGGYELIIIDDGSTDSTSSILSSYAKKDTRIRVITNENNIGLIRSLNKGLHIASSNLVARMDADDIAIPERFEIQMDFMRDHPNVAVCGGFTTYLENPAKGDVHAINHEDIVAECFFHCPFAHPTVIMRKDKILELTDGYDPNDLYAEDYGLWSRLVISKKIKFANIDKSLLKYRTHPNNPRIEYKKKQKETANDIQRKMFLSLGINIPLKDIDLLNHSEGKISIGNIKKCESWLLKIERSTDNMEPLERIAFLKEIKDKKMYLWRRIRKNSIPAILRYITARFYYRK; this is encoded by the coding sequence ATGAACTTATCCCCTAGACTTTCTGTATTAATGTCAGTCTACAATGGCGAAGACTATTTAGCAGAATCTATTGATTCTATATTATCACAGACATTTGGAGGTTATGAGCTTATAATAATTGATGATGGCTCAACTGATTCGACCTCTTCTATTCTATCTTCATATGCCAAAAAAGATACGCGAATTAGAGTCATAACCAATGAAAACAATATTGGTTTAATTCGTTCTCTTAATAAGGGATTGCATATAGCATCTAGTAATTTAGTTGCAAGAATGGATGCTGATGATATTGCAATTCCTGAGCGCTTTGAAATTCAAATGGATTTTATGCGTGATCACCCAAATGTAGCTGTTTGTGGAGGATTCACAACATATCTGGAGAACCCAGCTAAGGGTGATGTGCATGCTATAAACCATGAAGATATTGTTGCTGAATGTTTTTTTCATTGTCCCTTCGCTCATCCTACTGTGATTATGAGGAAAGACAAAATATTAGAGTTAACAGATGGATATGATCCAAATGACCTATATGCGGAAGATTACGGACTATGGAGCCGATTAGTTATTTCGAAAAAGATTAAATTTGCAAATATAGATAAATCTCTTTTAAAATATCGTACACATCCAAATAATCCTAGGATTGAATACAAGAAAAAGCAAAAAGAAACAGCAAATGATATTCAGAGAAAAATGTTCTTATCTTTAGGTATAAACATTCCGTTGAAAGATATTGATTTACTCAATCATTCTGAAGGTAAAATATCTATTGGCAACATCAAAAAATGTGAATCTTGGCTGCTAAAAATAGAAAGAAGCACTGATAACATGGAACCCCTTGAAAGAATTGCTTTTTTAAAGGAAATTAAAGATAAAAAAATGTATTTATGGAGAAGAATCAGAAAAAATTCAATTCCAGCGATACTAAGATATATAACTGCAAGATTTTACTATAGAAAATAA
- the rfaC gene encoding lipopolysaccharide heptosyltransferase RfaC, which yields MRILLVKTSSMGDVLHSLPALTDARQRFPDIQFDWVVEEGFAQIPTWHSAVANVIPVAIRRWRKNWFRKDICAERAQFRKQLQLHQYDAIIDAQGLLKSAFLVTRLAQGPKHGYDRKSIREPLASFFYDRCYAVSKQQHAVERIRTLFAESLGYKKPLEQGDYAIARHFLNQQAENQSHYLVFLHATTRDEKHWPENHWRQLIADIQTMGLRIKLPWGAEHEYQRALRLAEGFSHVDVLPKLTLAEVAQILAGAKAVVSVDTGLSHLTAALDRPNITLFGPTDPGLIGGYGKEQHSLKSVDGTMQGIVPSGVMSLLQEVLKKNFS from the coding sequence ATGCGTATCTTACTGGTGAAAACATCTTCAATGGGAGATGTATTACACTCTCTGCCTGCACTGACAGATGCCCGACAGCGTTTTCCTGACATTCAATTTGATTGGGTGGTGGAAGAGGGATTTGCACAAATTCCAACCTGGCACAGCGCGGTGGCAAATGTTATTCCGGTTGCGATTCGCCGCTGGCGGAAAAATTGGTTCAGGAAAGATATTTGTGCAGAGCGAGCACAGTTTCGCAAGCAACTCCAGCTCCACCAATATGACGCTATCATTGACGCCCAAGGTCTGTTAAAAAGCGCTTTCTTGGTGACTCGTTTGGCACAGGGTCCAAAACATGGTTATGACAGAAAAAGCATCCGCGAGCCTCTCGCCAGTTTTTTCTATGATCGTTGTTATGCCGTGAGTAAACAGCAACATGCAGTGGAACGCATTCGAACTTTGTTTGCTGAAAGCTTGGGCTATAAAAAGCCGTTGGAACAGGGTGATTACGCCATTGCCCGCCATTTTCTGAACCAACAGGCAGAAAACCAGAGTCACTATTTGGTTTTCCTTCATGCAACGACGCGTGATGAAAAGCACTGGCCTGAAAACCATTGGCGGCAGCTTATTGCTGATATCCAGACAATGGGTCTGCGTATTAAACTACCTTGGGGCGCAGAACACGAATACCAGCGGGCATTAAGATTGGCGGAAGGTTTCTCCCATGTTGATGTACTCCCCAAACTGACATTGGCTGAAGTGGCTCAAATTCTCGCGGGCGCGAAAGCGGTGGTTTCCGTTGATACAGGATTAAGTCATCTTACTGCGGCGCTTGATCGGCCCAATATCACGCTATTTGGGCCGACTGATCCGGGGTTGATCGGGGGATATGGGAAAGAGCAGCATTCTTTGAAGTCGGTGGATGGTACGATGCAAGGTATCGTACCATCAGGCGTTATGTCGCTCTTGCAAGAAGTTCTAAAAAAGAATTTTTCCTAG
- the rfaQ gene encoding putative lipopolysaccharide heptosyltransferase III has protein sequence MGKTTRRFEKILIIKLRHHGDTLLITPVVNTLKENFPDSEIDVLLYKETEPMLVNFGLVSHIFSIDRQWKKAGTKAYIIHHWRLINQLKNRRYNLIINLADQWYSALVSKISGAPTRIAFDFPKRQNLLWKSCFSHLVSTEGEESLHVVEQNLSALKPLNLSNTNSDVTMSYSEGDWQKVSELLHTNGINNQYIVIHPASRWFFKCWNERKISETINALQSDGHSIVVTSGTEPREKEMIEQILSSCDKENIVSLAGQITLPQLGALIANARLFIGVDSVPMHMASALKTPCIALFGPSKLVFWHPWNVNGEVIWAGNYGKLPDPDDIDTKTETRYLDLIPTDVVIAAARRYLS, from the coding sequence ATGGGTAAAACAACTCGTCGATTTGAAAAGATTCTCATCATAAAACTCAGGCATCATGGTGATACACTACTTATCACTCCAGTTGTAAATACATTGAAAGAAAATTTTCCTGATTCCGAGATTGATGTTTTACTGTACAAAGAAACAGAACCGATGTTGGTGAATTTTGGCTTGGTATCCCACATTTTTTCTATCGACAGGCAATGGAAAAAAGCAGGCACAAAAGCCTATATCATCCATCACTGGCGTTTAATTAATCAGCTAAAAAATAGAAGGTATAACCTCATCATTAACCTCGCTGATCAGTGGTATAGCGCTTTGGTATCAAAAATCTCCGGTGCCCCAACCCGTATCGCTTTTGATTTTCCCAAACGACAAAATCTCTTATGGAAATCCTGTTTTAGTCATTTAGTTTCTACTGAAGGGGAAGAATCCTTACACGTCGTTGAACAGAATCTTTCAGCATTAAAACCGCTTAATCTATCCAACACCAATTCCGATGTCACAATGAGTTACAGTGAGGGAGATTGGCAGAAAGTATCAGAGCTTTTGCACACTAATGGGATTAATAATCAGTATATTGTGATCCATCCGGCGTCACGCTGGTTTTTCAAGTGCTGGAATGAAAGAAAGATTAGTGAAACCATTAATGCCTTGCAATCTGATGGACATTCCATCGTTGTAACCTCAGGGACAGAGCCTCGGGAAAAAGAAATGATTGAACAAATATTATCCTCTTGTGACAAGGAAAATATTGTCTCTTTGGCTGGTCAAATTACATTACCTCAACTAGGCGCATTGATTGCCAATGCCAGGTTATTTATTGGCGTCGACTCTGTTCCTATGCATATGGCTTCTGCACTGAAAACACCTTGTATCGCATTATTCGGGCCATCCAAGTTGGTTTTTTGGCACCCATGGAATGTCAATGGAGAAGTGATTTGGGCTGGAAATTACGGTAAATTACCCGATCCAGATGATATTGATACCAAAACAGAAACTCGCTATTTGGATCTTATCCCAACTGATGTCGTCATTGCTGCTGCCCGGAGATATTTATCATGA
- a CDS encoding polysaccharide deacetylase family protein: protein MTKPAFIITIDTEGDNLWQDSVQISTENTQYLPRFQKLCEQFGFKPVWLTNYEMAMDDSYIEFAKDVISRNTGEIGMHLHAWNSPPLTPLTDDDMHYKPYLIEYPKEQMRAKIDFMTHLLEDKLQTKMLSHRAGRWAFNQDYAQLLAEYGYQVDCSVTPKVDWRFTKGDPDGNGGTDYSHFPTHAYFMDLQDISKKGCSSLLQVPMSIQYKHSSIMNCIKQKYDQLRGKKRSPSVNWLRPKGGNVALMKKVIQQTLASGSDYIEFMLHSSEFMPGGSPTFKNEEQIEQLYQDLEELFAFIKPLAQGMTLAEYYQFKL, encoded by the coding sequence ATGACTAAACCTGCATTCATCATCACAATTGATACTGAAGGCGATAACCTTTGGCAAGATAGTGTCCAAATCTCTACCGAAAATACGCAATATTTACCGAGATTCCAGAAACTATGTGAGCAATTTGGCTTTAAGCCTGTTTGGTTAACTAACTACGAAATGGCAATGGATGACAGTTACATCGAATTTGCCAAAGATGTCATTTCCAGAAATACAGGGGAAATAGGCATGCACTTACATGCCTGGAACAGCCCGCCTCTGACTCCACTCACCGATGATGATATGCACTATAAGCCTTATCTGATCGAGTACCCTAAAGAGCAAATGAGAGCAAAAATAGATTTTATGACTCATCTTTTGGAAGACAAACTCCAAACTAAAATGTTGAGCCATCGTGCCGGTCGTTGGGCCTTTAACCAGGATTATGCGCAATTGTTGGCTGAGTATGGTTATCAAGTCGACTGTTCTGTGACGCCAAAAGTGGATTGGCGTTTTACCAAAGGTGATCCTGACGGAAATGGCGGAACAGATTATAGCCATTTTCCTACTCATGCTTATTTTATGGATTTACAAGATATTTCTAAAAAGGGGTGTTCTTCTCTACTGCAAGTACCCATGAGTATCCAGTATAAGCATTCTTCAATAATGAATTGTATTAAACAAAAGTATGATCAATTAAGAGGGAAAAAACGTTCTCCATCCGTTAACTGGCTGCGTCCAAAAGGTGGTAATGTAGCGTTGATGAAAAAAGTTATTCAACAAACTTTAGCCAGCGGCAGCGATTATATTGAATTTATGCTACATTCATCCGAGTTCATGCCGGGTGGAAGCCCAACATTTAAGAATGAAGAACAGATTGAACAACTTTATCAAGATTTAGAAGAATTATTTGCGTTTATAAAACCGCTAGCTCAGGGAATGACATTAGCAGAATACTATCAATTTAAATTATGA
- the waaA gene encoding lipid IV(A) 3-deoxy-D-manno-octulosonic acid transferase: MLLRLYQVLLYLIQPIIWLRLLLRSRKSPAYRKRWGERYGFCAKKVTPGGILLHSVSVGETLAAIPLVRILRHHYPLLPITITTMTPTGSERVLSALGSDVNHVYLPYDLPGSMSRFFDHVNPKLVIIMETELWPNLITQLHQREIPLVIANARLSARSAAGYQKISSFIKTILNKITLIAAQNQEDGERFIELGLRRSQLSVTGSLKFDISVTPELAAKAITLRRQWAPHRPVWIATSTHDGEESILLEAHCKLLKQFPDLLLILVPRHPERFNKAAELTQKAGLSAILRSAGTIPEADVQVVIGDTMGELMLLYGIADMAFVGGSLIERGGHNPLEAAAHAIPVIMGPHTFNFKDICAKLEKADGLITVTDSQSLSSAIHSLLADEDYRRYYGHHAAEVLHENQGALQRLLKLLEPYLPPRSH; this comes from the coding sequence ATGTTGCTTCGCTTATATCAGGTACTTCTCTACCTCATCCAACCCATTATTTGGTTACGTCTTCTGCTGCGTAGCCGTAAATCACCTGCGTACCGTAAGCGCTGGGGTGAACGTTACGGTTTCTGCGCCAAGAAAGTGACGCCTGGTGGGATATTACTTCATTCCGTTTCTGTTGGTGAGACACTGGCTGCCATTCCGTTAGTACGGATATTGCGGCATCATTACCCTTTGTTGCCCATTACGATCACCACGATGACACCGACTGGGTCCGAAAGAGTTTTGTCTGCTTTGGGTTCGGATGTTAATCATGTATACCTTCCTTATGATTTACCGGGTTCAATGAGCCGTTTCTTTGATCATGTGAATCCAAAGTTAGTGATCATTATGGAAACTGAACTGTGGCCAAACCTGATCACTCAGTTGCACCAACGTGAAATTCCGTTGGTTATTGCCAACGCAAGGTTATCCGCTCGTTCTGCGGCGGGATATCAGAAAATTAGCAGCTTTATTAAAACCATTTTAAATAAGATCACATTGATTGCTGCACAAAATCAGGAAGATGGCGAACGTTTTATCGAATTGGGGCTAAGACGCTCTCAGCTGTCTGTCACGGGCAGTCTTAAATTCGACATTTCGGTTACACCTGAATTAGCGGCAAAAGCGATTACTTTACGTCGCCAATGGGCTCCCCATCGTCCTGTGTGGATTGCAACCAGTACGCATGATGGTGAAGAAAGTATTCTTCTGGAAGCACATTGCAAGCTGTTAAAACAATTTCCTGATCTCTTATTAATTCTGGTTCCCCGTCATCCAGAGCGTTTTAACAAGGCAGCAGAATTAACCCAAAAAGCGGGGCTGAGTGCGATATTACGCAGTGCAGGTACGATCCCTGAGGCGGATGTGCAGGTTGTTATTGGTGATACCATGGGCGAATTGATGCTCTTGTACGGTATTGCGGATATGGCTTTTGTCGGCGGTAGTCTGATCGAGCGGGGAGGGCACAATCCGTTAGAAGCGGCAGCACACGCTATACCGGTGATTATGGGTCCACATACATTCAATTTTAAAGATATCTGTGCCAAGTTAGAGAAAGCGGATGGGCTGATTACCGTCACAGACAGCCAGTCATTAAGTTCAGCCATTCACAGTTTACTCGCAGACGAAGATTATCGACGTTATTACGGTCATCATGCCGCAGAAGTCTTGCATGAAAACCAGGGTGCCCTTCAGCGCCTGCTAAAATTATTGGAACCTTATCTTCCGCCGAGGAGCCATTAA
- a CDS encoding glycosyltransferase family A protein produces MIFSDKSDVTIVITSCGRFELLENTIQSLDKHNTYPIGKVIITEDSGNKKIVEVIPEHWKPHCKIIINNPKLGQIKSIDLAYSKVETQYIFHCEDDWLFYRDGFIEDSRLLLEENHDILQVWLRDFEKDIKINYPFHYPSNPQSVCGVDFSILESNDEVWKGFSFNPGLRRKSDYLRIAPYYVGKDFGEAEAHISKLYYDMGMYAVLLKNSATEHIGWDQHIINENDIFHNKDKIQKKIKYFSIGFLFGCILTFVFISLMK; encoded by the coding sequence ATGATTTTTTCAGATAAAAGTGATGTCACTATAGTTATCACAAGTTGTGGAAGGTTTGAACTATTAGAAAATACTATTCAATCATTGGATAAGCATAATACTTATCCAATTGGAAAAGTGATAATTACAGAGGATTCAGGAAACAAAAAAATTGTAGAGGTAATACCAGAACATTGGAAACCTCATTGCAAAATAATAATAAATAATCCCAAGCTTGGGCAAATAAAGTCTATAGATCTAGCTTATAGTAAAGTAGAGACACAATATATTTTCCATTGTGAAGATGATTGGCTCTTTTATAGAGATGGATTTATCGAAGATTCACGTTTACTGCTTGAAGAAAATCATGACATTCTGCAAGTATGGTTACGTGATTTTGAAAAAGATATCAAGATTAATTACCCTTTCCATTATCCCTCTAATCCGCAATCGGTCTGTGGAGTAGATTTTTCGATATTAGAAAGTAATGATGAAGTTTGGAAGGGGTTTAGCTTTAATCCTGGTTTACGCAGAAAAAGCGATTACTTAAGAATAGCGCCTTACTATGTTGGGAAAGATTTTGGAGAAGCTGAAGCACACATTTCAAAATTGTATTATGACATGGGAATGTATGCTGTTCTCTTAAAGAATAGTGCAACAGAACATATTGGCTGGGATCAGCATATTATTAATGAAAATGATATTTTTCATAATAAAGACAAAATACAAAAGAAAATAAAATATTTCTCAATAGGATTTCTTTTTGGCTGTATCTTAACTTTTGTTTTTATTTCTTTGATGAAATAA
- the rfaF gene encoding ADP-heptose--LPS heptosyltransferase RfaF, whose product MKILVIGPSWVGDMMMSQSLYRTLKDLYPNAEIDVMAPAWCRPLLAKMPEVNQALAMPLGHGVLALGDRRRLGIELRESQYDRAYVLPNSFKSALVPFFANIPLRTGWRGEMRYGLLNDLRTLDKRAFPLMVQRYVALAYEGKKIHSADALPQPLLWPKLTVNDEDIAESTAAFNIADHRPIIGFCPGAEFGPAKRWPHYHYAALAEQLITEKGYQILLFGSAKDHEAGEEIRALLSDDARENCLNLAGKTSLEQAVNIIAACDAVITNDSGLMHVAAALDCPLVALYGPSSPDFTPPLSNKAEVIRLMTGYHKIRKGDSDGGYHQSLIDIKPDRVLASLEKLLQVEKQN is encoded by the coding sequence ATGAAGATATTGGTGATCGGCCCATCATGGGTAGGTGACATGATGATGTCACAAAGCCTCTACCGTACTTTGAAAGATTTATACCCCAATGCAGAAATTGATGTGATGGCACCGGCATGGTGTCGTCCATTGCTGGCAAAAATGCCAGAAGTGAATCAGGCATTGGCAATGCCGCTGGGTCATGGCGTCCTTGCTTTAGGGGATCGCCGGCGTTTAGGTATCGAGTTACGTGAAAGTCAATACGACCGTGCCTACGTATTGCCTAATTCGTTCAAATCTGCGTTGGTGCCGTTTTTCGCCAATATCCCGTTACGCACAGGCTGGCGTGGTGAAATGCGTTACGGATTACTGAATGATCTCCGCACCTTGGATAAGCGCGCTTTTCCATTGATGGTTCAACGCTATGTGGCCCTTGCTTACGAGGGGAAAAAAATACATAGCGCTGATGCTCTCCCACAACCTTTATTATGGCCGAAACTCACCGTCAATGATGAGGATATTGCAGAATCCACTGCTGCCTTTAATATTGCCGATCATCGCCCTATTATCGGTTTTTGTCCGGGAGCTGAATTTGGCCCCGCCAAACGTTGGCCGCATTATCACTATGCTGCGCTTGCCGAACAGTTAATTACTGAAAAAGGCTATCAAATTCTGCTGTTTGGTTCTGCCAAAGATCATGAAGCGGGTGAAGAGATTCGGGCACTTCTAAGCGATGATGCCCGCGAAAATTGTCTCAACCTGGCGGGAAAAACATCACTTGAACAAGCCGTCAATATCATCGCTGCCTGTGACGCCGTAATCACCAACGATTCAGGTCTGATGCATGTTGCGGCAGCGCTGGATTGTCCTTTAGTCGCGTTATATGGCCCAAGCAGCCCTGATTTTACGCCACCGTTATCAAACAAAGCCGAAGTGATTCGTCTGATGACGGGATACCATAAAATCAGAAAAGGCGACAGTGACGGTGGTTATCACCAGAGTCTGATTGATATTAAACCTGACAGGGTGTTAGCTTCATTAGAAAAACTGTTACAGGTGGAGAAACAGAATTAA